Proteins encoded by one window of Cystobacter ferrugineus:
- a CDS encoding metallophosphoesterase, whose amino-acid sequence MSSPAPRPGLLVLMIPLLLAAAPPSLPSRAKQDAPDTFSGVERVVAVGDVHGDVDALKAVLKLAGLIDARGRWSGGKTHLVQTGDIPDRGDQTREAYDLLMRLEKEALAAGGRVHALLGNHEVMNMLGDLRYATPGELASFADLAGGPTEGGLAGHRAAYGPQGRYGRWLRTHAAAVRINDTLFVHGGIAPGVPAQTLAELNRWVRQDLTEGQPPGGATSPEGPLWFRGYALGNEDTQAALDTVLARFGARRMVMGHTTEREGKIRTRWGGKAVFIDTGLSTGYGHHLAALELRGGKLTALYPEGRVELPVSAP is encoded by the coding sequence ATGTCGTCCCCCGCCCCCCGCCCAGGACTCCTGGTGTTGATGATTCCCTTGCTGCTCGCGGCGGCCCCCCCGTCGCTCCCGTCGCGCGCGAAACAAGACGCCCCGGATACCTTCTCCGGCGTGGAGCGCGTGGTGGCGGTGGGTGACGTGCACGGAGACGTGGACGCGTTGAAGGCCGTGCTGAAGCTGGCCGGGCTCATCGACGCCCGGGGGCGCTGGAGCGGGGGCAAGACGCACCTGGTGCAGACGGGAGACATTCCCGACCGGGGAGACCAGACGCGCGAGGCCTATGACTTGCTGATGCGGCTGGAGAAGGAGGCGCTCGCCGCGGGTGGCCGGGTGCATGCGCTGCTGGGCAACCACGAGGTGATGAACATGCTCGGCGACCTGCGCTACGCCACGCCCGGAGAGCTGGCCTCGTTCGCGGATCTGGCGGGCGGACCCACCGAGGGGGGACTGGCCGGGCACCGGGCCGCCTACGGGCCCCAGGGGCGCTATGGGCGATGGCTGCGCACCCATGCCGCGGCGGTGCGCATCAACGACACCCTCTTCGTGCACGGTGGCATCGCTCCCGGAGTGCCCGCCCAGACGCTGGCCGAGCTCAACCGCTGGGTGCGGCAGGACCTGACCGAGGGCCAGCCTCCCGGGGGCGCGACGTCGCCGGAGGGACCCCTGTGGTTCCGGGGTTACGCGCTCGGGAACGAGGACACGCAGGCGGCGCTCGACACCGTGCTCGCCCGCTTCGGCGCCAGGCGCATGGTGATGGGTCACACCACCGAGCGAGAGGGGAAGATCCGCACGCGCTGGGGCGGCAAGGCGGTGTTCATCGACACCGGCCTGAGCACCGGCTACGGCCACCACCTCGCGGCGCTGGAGCTGCGTGGAGGCAAGCTCACCGCCCTCTACCCCGAGGGCCGCGTGGAGCTGCCGGTCAGCGCTCCCTGA